In Vagococcus hydrophili, one DNA window encodes the following:
- a CDS encoding MFS transporter, whose translation MNQKVNKVTPFAVSGLSLLLTSGMSINATLPYIKEHLSLSQTQSELLSTIPSLTVVTFVLLSTAIISRIGMKTTVLLGLFLVAIGGVLPVFTPNSYEAILVSRLILGSGLGLYVSSAVNYINELFTGKQRMALLGIRNSMESIGQMALTFIAGLLLSVGWQFSYLIYLFAIPVGILFYLFVPDVKKEKVASDKKVKIKILPVLAFFFASIMVMNSIAIAVRFPALAIDLKGAGYNPSNYLALMPVLGIIAGFLFQKIASLLKYRILYLAVIVNLVANLLIASSKQSFSLLVVGLLISSIPVAWVLPYIFNHIEKIASGMPTRFLTSFIFLGCNFGVLTAPLVMNGMAFLGGTSNLYFPFYIFTFIFALLLIFLILLRKKLTTMP comes from the coding sequence ATGAATCAAAAAGTAAACAAGGTAACGCCTTTTGCAGTATCGGGATTATCCCTGCTTTTAACCAGTGGTATGTCAATTAATGCAACGCTACCGTATATCAAAGAACATTTATCATTAAGTCAAACACAGAGTGAGTTGTTAAGCACTATTCCAAGTTTAACAGTGGTGACCTTTGTGTTATTATCAACAGCTATTATTAGCCGAATTGGCATGAAGACAACCGTGTTATTAGGGCTGTTTTTAGTCGCTATCGGGGGTGTTTTACCAGTCTTTACACCTAATAGTTATGAAGCTATTCTAGTAAGTCGCCTGATTTTAGGGTCTGGACTAGGACTGTATGTATCCTCTGCGGTTAATTACATTAATGAACTCTTTACAGGGAAGCAGCGAATGGCTTTATTAGGTATTAGAAATTCAATGGAAAGTATTGGGCAAATGGCGTTAACGTTTATTGCTGGTTTGTTACTTAGTGTTGGTTGGCAATTTTCTTATTTAATTTATCTTTTTGCGATTCCTGTTGGGATTTTATTTTATTTATTTGTTCCAGATGTGAAAAAGGAAAAAGTAGCCTCAGATAAAAAGGTTAAGATAAAAATATTACCCGTGTTAGCATTCTTTTTTGCTTCAATTATGGTCATGAATAGCATTGCAATTGCCGTTAGATTTCCTGCATTAGCGATTGATTTAAAGGGTGCTGGATATAACCCGAGTAATTATTTGGCTTTAATGCCAGTGTTAGGAATTATTGCAGGGTTCTTATTTCAAAAAATCGCGTCTCTTTTAAAATATCGTATTCTTTATTTAGCAGTGATTGTTAATTTAGTGGCGAATTTATTGATTGCTAGTTCTAAACAATCTTTTTCATTACTAGTCGTAGGATTACTCATTTCAAGTATTCCAGTTGCTTGGGTACTTCCTTACATTTTCAATCATATTGAAAAAATAGCAAGTGGCATGCCGACAAGATTTTTAACTTCTTTTATCTTTTTAGGTTGTAATTTTGGTGTGTTAACAGCACCACTTGTCATGAATGGGATGGCGTTTTTAGGTGGAACCTCTAATCTATACTTCCCGTTTTATATTTTTACATTCATTTTTGCTTTATTATTAATATTTTTAATATTACTACGCAAAAAATTAACAACAATGCCATGA
- a CDS encoding bifunctional 5,10-methylenetetrahydrofolate dehydrogenase/5,10-methenyltetrahydrofolate cyclohydrolase produces MGNIIKGQDVAQTLLISNCQRVSDGVKPRLAVIRVGNHPSEISYERSVIKKLVPLGIDCVSYVYDQNIEQEAFDTAFDQINHDSSVHSILLLKPLPKHLSLDHVIQTIDSLKDVDCIGMVNMAKIYQEGPKGFLPCTAEAVLKIVSYAGIELKGKSIVMVGFGMVIGRPLTLLLLEAGSTVTVCNEYTKDLKAESSRADVLIVATGVIHLINEEHVKKDAVVIDVGINVNDKGRLVGDVNFEDVLEKAASVTPVPGGVGTVTTYVLATHVFEAYEQQK; encoded by the coding sequence GTGGGAAATATTATTAAAGGTCAAGATGTTGCACAAACATTATTAATTAGTAACTGTCAAAGAGTTTCTGATGGAGTAAAACCACGGTTGGCAGTAATTCGAGTGGGAAACCATCCAAGTGAAATATCGTACGAACGTTCAGTAATAAAAAAATTGGTTCCTTTAGGAATTGATTGCGTCTCTTATGTCTATGATCAAAATATTGAACAAGAAGCTTTTGATACAGCGTTTGATCAGATTAATCATGATTCATCGGTACACAGTATTCTTTTATTAAAGCCATTACCGAAGCATTTATCTTTAGATCATGTGATTCAAACCATTGATTCATTGAAAGATGTGGATTGTATTGGCATGGTTAACATGGCTAAAATTTATCAAGAAGGTCCTAAAGGTTTCTTACCTTGTACAGCTGAAGCCGTTTTAAAGATTGTTTCTTATGCTGGAATTGAATTAAAAGGAAAATCAATTGTGATGGTTGGTTTCGGGATGGTTATTGGTCGGCCGTTAACTTTACTTCTTTTGGAAGCAGGAAGTACTGTCACAGTTTGTAATGAATATACAAAAGATTTAAAAGCAGAAAGCTCTAGAGCCGATGTTTTAATCGTTGCGACAGGTGTGATTCATCTGATTAATGAAGAGCATGTCAAAAAAGATGCAGTGGTTATTGACGTGGGAATTAATGTTAATGACAAAGGTCGTCTCGTTGGTGATGTTAATTTTGAGGATGTCCTAGAAAAAGCAGCTAGTGTGACCCCAGTTCCAGGTGGTGTTGGCACTGTCACAACCTATGTTTTAGCAACCCATGTTTTTGAAGCATATGAACAACAAAAGTAG
- a CDS encoding FtsW/RodA/SpoVE family cell cycle protein codes for MLHKFKFIDFKILIPYIILNITGIIMIFSASSYNLDQRGLSSISIASKQLLFLVISILLIILIYRTRLQLYQTAVFHKILIGASALILISTSVLGLGNTIGGAQRWINIGPISIQPSEFIMVTIILYASYIFSRRQEKINSHFKETVLAPSIIIGILILLVFTQPNVGGATILTLIYLIILMASGIPYLYMIGGFSITLVFSFIMTQLVLFKEGWFIPDRYHHVYDRFSVVKNPFEDQLDNGFQLVNSYFAIFNGGWFGLGLGKSIQKKGFLPVAETDFIFSVTMEELGLIRSFIILGILLFLILRIFAIGIKAQSPFNSLVCIGIGSAILIQVFINLGGILSIIPMTGVPFPFMSYGGSNLLTLSVMIGFVLNISADEKRRKVYETALQLV; via the coding sequence ATGTTACATAAATTTAAATTTATTGATTTTAAAATTCTGATTCCATATATCATCTTAAACATCACTGGTATTATTATGATTTTCAGTGCCAGTTCCTATAATCTTGATCAGCGAGGACTCAGTTCTATATCCATCGCATCAAAACAATTGTTATTTTTAGTTATATCAATTTTACTGATTATTTTAATTTATCGAACGAGATTACAGCTTTATCAAACAGCCGTTTTTCACAAAATATTGATTGGTGCCTCTGCTCTCATTTTAATTTCTACATCCGTTTTAGGACTTGGAAATACGATTGGTGGGGCTCAGAGATGGATCAACATTGGGCCCATTAGTATTCAGCCTTCTGAGTTTATTATGGTAACGATTATTCTCTATGCGTCCTATATCTTTTCCAGGCGGCAAGAAAAAATTAATTCTCACTTTAAAGAAACTGTTCTAGCACCTAGTATCATTATTGGGATTCTTATTTTACTCGTATTTACTCAACCCAATGTTGGTGGAGCAACTATTTTGACCCTGATTTACTTAATCATCTTAATGGCAAGTGGCATCCCCTATCTATATATGATTGGCGGATTCAGTATTACTCTTGTTTTTAGTTTTATTATGACACAACTCGTTCTTTTTAAAGAGGGTTGGTTTATACCTGATCGTTATCATCATGTGTATGATCGTTTTTCGGTGGTTAAAAATCCATTTGAAGACCAACTAGATAACGGATTTCAATTAGTAAATTCTTACTTTGCTATCTTTAACGGTGGCTGGTTCGGACTTGGACTTGGTAAAAGTATTCAAAAAAAGGGGTTTTTACCTGTTGCTGAGACCGATTTTATTTTTTCAGTTACCATGGAAGAACTTGGCTTGATTCGTTCATTTATCATCTTAGGGATTCTACTCTTTCTGATTTTAAGAATTTTTGCGATTGGAATCAAAGCACAATCCCCCTTTAATTCATTAGTTTGTATCGGTATTGGCTCAGCAATTTTAATTCAAGTCTTTATTAATTTAGGCGGTATTTTGAGTATTATCCCAATGACAGGCGTTCCATTTCCATTTATGAGTTATGGAGGCTCGAATCTCTTAACCCTCTCTGTTATGATCGGATTTGTGTTAAATATTAGTGCCGATGAAAAGAGACGAAAAGTTTACGAAACAGCATTACAGTTGGTGTAA
- a CDS encoding LacI family DNA-binding transcriptional regulator: MSIRKIAKLAGVSTSTVSRVINHHPYVKEDKRQRVLEVMKEIDYVPNQNAINLSNGKSNIIGLVVPYIRNSCYDQLVESILEEATKEHQKVMILPTYFDQELEKNYYTLLRDKTVDGIIVTSKTQDDDFLSELSQYGPIITTEKTRFNSTPSVYPDRVSMFDLAFDHLAKLTQYKKIFVTVHRSKSASYSTERKMTSFAKYFPHYPIEDAFLIGLTNFENGYILGQKLFAEFKEPFILYGNGDEVAAGVYKASLETNYQMNRDFYLISEDNQLFSDIFSIDSLDFHLKEVGKRAVHHLLNHETSNQKIMGHFEKRQED; the protein is encoded by the coding sequence ATGAGTATTAGAAAAATCGCTAAACTAGCTGGAGTATCCACCAGTACAGTCTCTCGGGTCATTAATCATCACCCCTATGTTAAGGAAGATAAGCGCCAGAGAGTTCTTGAAGTAATGAAGGAAATCGACTATGTTCCTAATCAGAATGCGATTAATTTAAGTAATGGTAAAAGCAATATCATCGGATTAGTCGTCCCTTACATTAGGAACTCTTGTTATGACCAACTCGTTGAAAGTATTTTAGAAGAGGCGACAAAAGAACATCAAAAAGTTATGATACTTCCCACTTATTTCGACCAAGAGTTAGAAAAAAACTACTATACCCTACTTCGAGATAAAACGGTAGACGGGATTATTGTCACTTCAAAAACTCAAGATGATGATTTTTTATCTGAATTAAGTCAATACGGACCTATTATAACGACTGAAAAAACAAGGTTTAACAGCACGCCTTCCGTCTATCCTGATCGAGTGTCTATGTTTGATTTAGCTTTTGATCATTTAGCAAAATTAACACAATACAAAAAGATTTTTGTGACGGTTCATCGTTCAAAATCCGCTAGTTATAGTACTGAAAGAAAAATGACTAGTTTTGCCAAATATTTTCCTCATTACCCAATTGAGGATGCTTTTCTGATTGGTTTGACTAATTTTGAGAATGGTTACATCTTAGGTCAAAAGTTGTTTGCTGAATTTAAAGAGCCATTTATTCTTTATGGTAATGGAGATGAAGTGGCTGCTGGTGTATATAAAGCGAGTTTAGAAACTAACTATCAAATGAATCGAGATTTTTATTTAATCAGTGAAGATAATCAGCTATTTAGTGATATTTTCTCAATTGACAGTCTTGATTTTCACTTAAAGGAAGTTGGTAAAAGAGCTGTTCATCATTTACTTAATCATGAAACAAGCAATCAAAAAATTATGGGCCATTTTGAAAAAAGACAAGAAGACTGA
- a CDS encoding DUF4947 domain-containing protein, giving the protein MKKRLGWLVTIVLTGLLLVSCGSGSKNKFVKFIKDEGKIENINYDFNLKLTDLELVDTTGSKTPNPFLKVTETQMKDFSMKGNFQAESKDKKSQFSVDSKIKVLGTEIPVKLIGDIGGDNKTYMSIDSFFSLLDLFNSMTGEDVMGAKIDKKPFEGKYIDYTSLISEEMPGNLDSKNDIKPLLESPKELNEGRAMWLSSLDSKKYEQKEDEITLLLKKKDIVEFIKKSESKDNKKEVKELLKIYEDFKNFEIKHHINLKTKQQKVEIVMEPSEKEATEAGFKKMAFSVEYKKVDKKVSIKQPERIDILDMEELFDQILGQTDVNDLLGDPGKSSKEAPKSKVEKKDINLKVFTPNPVGDEEVRYESDGDKIAAYVPDYEHYTEDEVKQMLGEPSVILDDPNVISDMLSEKEFDKIAEEFQADKLTESQAKAFAFAAKDLSIAVGMGTKVKVWVYEDGKPNVYFTDKKAVFITPKTDYMDFKGKIGNKSV; this is encoded by the coding sequence ATGAAAAAGCGGTTAGGTTGGTTAGTGACAATTGTATTAACCGGATTGTTATTAGTTAGTTGTGGTAGTGGTTCTAAAAATAAATTCGTAAAATTTATTAAAGACGAGGGTAAAATAGAGAATATTAACTATGATTTTAATTTGAAATTAACAGACTTGGAGTTGGTAGATACAACAGGCAGTAAAACGCCTAATCCATTTCTTAAAGTAACAGAAACTCAAATGAAAGATTTTTCAATGAAGGGTAATTTCCAAGCTGAATCAAAAGACAAAAAAAGCCAATTTTCGGTGGATTCAAAAATAAAAGTTTTGGGTACAGAAATTCCAGTGAAATTAATCGGCGATATTGGCGGCGATAATAAAACTTACATGAGCATTGATTCTTTTTTCAGTCTACTGGATCTATTTAACTCTATGACGGGTGAAGACGTGATGGGCGCAAAAATTGATAAAAAACCTTTTGAAGGGAAATATATCGATTATACAAGTTTAATTTCTGAAGAAATGCCAGGTAATTTAGATAGCAAAAATGATATTAAACCACTATTAGAATCTCCAAAAGAGCTTAATGAAGGAAGAGCAATGTGGCTATCGAGTTTAGATAGTAAAAAGTATGAACAAAAAGAAGATGAAATTACATTATTACTTAAGAAAAAAGATATAGTGGAGTTTATCAAAAAATCAGAGTCTAAAGACAACAAAAAAGAGGTAAAAGAACTTCTCAAAATATATGAAGATTTCAAAAATTTTGAGATTAAACATCACATCAATTTGAAAACCAAACAACAAAAAGTGGAAATAGTGATGGAACCTAGTGAAAAAGAAGCAACAGAAGCTGGATTCAAAAAAATGGCTTTCAGTGTAGAATATAAAAAAGTTGATAAAAAAGTGAGTATCAAACAACCAGAAAGAATTGATATTTTAGATATGGAAGAGTTGTTTGACCAAATACTAGGACAAACAGATGTTAATGATTTACTAGGTGATCCTGGTAAATCTTCAAAAGAAGCACCAAAAAGTAAGGTAGAGAAAAAAGACATCAACTTAAAAGTCTTTACACCAAATCCAGTGGGAGATGAGGAAGTTCGTTACGAATCTGATGGGGACAAAATAGCGGCTTATGTTCCAGACTATGAGCATTATACAGAAGATGAAGTGAAACAAATGTTAGGTGAACCAAGTGTCATCTTAGATGATCCAAACGTTATTTCTGACATGTTATCTGAAAAAGAATTCGATAAAATTGCTGAAGAATTTCAAGCAGATAAGCTAACAGAATCTCAAGCGAAAGCTTTTGCATTTGCTGCCAAAGACTTATCAATCGCAGTTGGCATGGGAACGAAAGTTAAAGTTTGGGTTTATGAAGACGGAAAACCTAATGTTTATTTTACAGATAAAAAAGCAGTCTTTATTACACCAAAAACAGATTATATGGATTTCAAAGGTAAAATCGGAAACAAATCAGTTTAA
- a CDS encoding DUF5105 domain-containing protein, whose protein sequence is MKKLKMLVVPAVLGMVLVGCGGKKGDESGSTKGSKNNVANVEVKEGSYVKLPSDKGKESIELDLNVKNNSKSKFYVAEDSFYLTEKGKDEKIAAKAMLGSDMGSLDIYKTVINGDLSPEKSLSGKIFFEIQEGKEYTLNFSSHGFDEKAGKELEEVEVPLDLKKMEDSKKALDEPMKAFQAYMDVVFLNKENKDYETLVGNDKAKDQEVIKKEFSKNMKSMIFSANTSDDKMAKAYEQFYKEQSSKFKVESEMETRLSDLAVIEVKMSGINDQSLFTATSKIKEEYYDKTGDFDMEKESEYLVNNFEKALKEGQVNHLQDAKVTMTKKDKKWHIELSSDNYYENKQLVSGFLGKNY, encoded by the coding sequence ATGAAAAAATTAAAAATGTTAGTAGTACCAGCAGTCTTAGGAATGGTTTTAGTCGGATGTGGTGGAAAAAAAGGCGATGAATCTGGATCAACAAAAGGGTCTAAAAATAATGTGGCGAATGTTGAAGTTAAAGAAGGAAGCTACGTTAAATTACCAAGTGATAAAGGTAAAGAAAGTATTGAATTAGATCTTAATGTAAAAAATAATTCTAAATCAAAATTTTATGTTGCAGAAGATTCTTTCTATTTGACTGAAAAAGGAAAAGATGAAAAAATTGCTGCGAAAGCAATGCTTGGTTCTGATATGGGATCACTTGATATTTATAAAACAGTTATTAACGGAGACTTATCTCCAGAAAAAAGTTTAAGTGGAAAAATTTTCTTTGAAATCCAAGAGGGGAAAGAGTATACTTTGAATTTTTCTAGTCATGGTTTTGATGAAAAAGCTGGTAAAGAGTTAGAAGAAGTTGAAGTTCCTTTAGATTTGAAAAAAATGGAAGACTCTAAAAAAGCTTTAGATGAACCAATGAAAGCCTTCCAAGCATATATGGATGTGGTCTTTTTAAATAAAGAAAACAAAGATTACGAAACCTTAGTTGGTAATGATAAGGCCAAAGATCAAGAAGTGATCAAAAAAGAATTTTCAAAAAATATGAAAAGCATGATTTTTTCTGCCAATACAAGTGATGATAAAATGGCGAAAGCTTACGAACAATTTTATAAAGAACAGTCATCAAAATTTAAAGTGGAATCAGAAATGGAAACACGTTTGAGTGATCTTGCTGTGATTGAAGTGAAGATGTCGGGCATTAATGATCAATCACTCTTTACAGCAACATCAAAAATAAAAGAAGAATACTATGACAAAACGGGTGATTTTGACATGGAAAAAGAAAGTGAGTATTTAGTAAATAACTTTGAAAAAGCGTTAAAAGAAGGACAAGTTAATCATTTACAAGATGCAAAAGTAACGATGACCAAAAAAGATAAAAAATGGCACATTGAACTTAGTTCAGATAATTATTATGAAAATAAACAATTAGTTAGTGGTTTCTTAGGCAAAAATTACTAA
- a CDS encoding transglutaminase domain-containing protein has product MSNMVKLSNISERIPLYEEVKKSFDEEGNTTITDMSLLPSFRWITMADGTLVQRLINYDLSKAKETEEVWGEYEKEDLSDLKSKRVKIISIPYTVDGTKFKGVAKVSKYNKDNWQAHLKQIDERQNKLKSKAGMINFEIAQKDVEIDKGKLKESSKKATEKVKDQVTAHTKLSEYLAQQMLTRQEWIDISDYSETTSSDVLMDNFEEAMYQNPLILGVKNIALSKNGHMLIVSYEDNQKEFEKKQESIRKEVKEVAKKIVKDDMSDLQKEFAINQYLIETAKYDDAALENAEKNQFKNVDKEFNDSFTPYGVLVNKVGVCASYAGAFKLLADEVGLESIVVTGYLDGEVPHAWNKVKLDNAWHSVDSTNNDNELILNALLNAPKKATKKILQEDERYLVDDYLKDYEASDDDKDKEYYHVEKKFFDQKEVAQKLIEGLKKEESITLRTDYQIDDDDFMSIVKAVNAELRNEDLKGTYWNGVIFLSNK; this is encoded by the coding sequence ATGAGTAACATGGTGAAGTTGAGTAATATTTCAGAAAGAATTCCTTTGTATGAAGAAGTTAAAAAAAGTTTTGATGAAGAAGGAAATACAACCATTACTGATATGTCCCTTTTACCATCCTTTAGATGGATTACTATGGCTGACGGCACGTTGGTTCAACGTTTGATTAACTATGATCTCTCAAAGGCAAAAGAAACTGAAGAGGTTTGGGGAGAATATGAAAAAGAAGATCTTTCCGATTTAAAATCAAAACGGGTAAAAATTATTAGTATTCCTTATACCGTTGATGGGACGAAATTTAAAGGAGTTGCCAAAGTATCTAAGTACAATAAAGACAATTGGCAAGCCCACCTTAAACAAATTGATGAGCGTCAAAATAAATTAAAATCAAAAGCAGGAATGATTAATTTTGAAATCGCTCAAAAAGATGTTGAGATTGATAAGGGTAAATTAAAAGAATCAAGTAAAAAAGCAACTGAAAAAGTAAAAGATCAAGTAACAGCTCATACGAAACTCAGTGAATACTTAGCGCAACAAATGTTGACAAGACAAGAATGGATTGATATTTCAGATTACTCTGAAACAACTAGTAGTGATGTTTTAATGGATAATTTTGAAGAAGCCATGTATCAAAATCCTTTAATATTAGGGGTTAAAAACATTGCTCTTTCTAAAAATGGACACATGTTAATTGTTAGTTATGAAGACAATCAAAAAGAATTTGAGAAGAAACAGGAATCGATTCGAAAAGAAGTCAAAGAAGTTGCTAAAAAAATTGTCAAAGACGATATGAGTGATCTGCAAAAAGAATTTGCGATTAACCAATATTTAATTGAAACAGCAAAATATGATGACGCTGCACTTGAAAATGCAGAAAAAAATCAATTCAAAAATGTAGATAAGGAATTTAATGATTCATTTACACCATACGGAGTATTAGTTAATAAAGTGGGCGTTTGTGCAAGCTACGCGGGAGCCTTTAAACTCCTAGCTGATGAAGTTGGATTAGAGTCAATTGTTGTGACAGGTTATCTTGACGGAGAAGTTCCTCATGCTTGGAACAAAGTCAAATTAGATAATGCTTGGCATTCAGTGGATTCAACTAATAATGACAATGAATTAATCTTGAATGCGTTGTTAAATGCGCCTAAAAAAGCAACGAAGAAAATTTTACAAGAAGATGAGCGTTATCTTGTTGATGATTATTTGAAAGACTATGAAGCAAGTGATGATGATAAGGACAAAGAATATTATCATGTTGAGAAAAAATTCTTTGATCAAAAAGAAGTCGCTCAAAAATTAATCGAAGGCTTGAAAAAAGAAGAGTCAATTACTTTAAGAACAGACTATCAAATTGATGATGATGATTTCATGTCCATTGTTAAAGCAGTTAATGCTGAACTTAGAAATGAAGATTTAAAAGGAACTTATTGGAATGGAGTTATCTTTTTAAGTAATAAATAA
- a CDS encoding DUF4367 domain-containing protein, producing the protein MTNDYKKQVSKIKTPESLKMRTKELMEQELNQTEKEVTKEIKQEKAKIIKIKPQYKHLLQVAVIIGIIVIPSIYFSQNHYKVVSVEPNQFNFSPNLGKLGDVSSKDQYTIQKSDSADVIPEFLKEVKEGKIKGVNVRVAKDKKGKFYASFEKDKTFYYIEGKDITEKEFIDYLKKLF; encoded by the coding sequence ATGACGAACGATTATAAAAAACAAGTAAGTAAAATTAAAACGCCAGAAAGTTTAAAAATGAGAACCAAAGAACTCATGGAACAAGAATTAAATCAGACAGAAAAAGAAGTCACTAAAGAAATAAAACAAGAAAAAGCTAAAATTATAAAAATAAAACCACAGTACAAACACTTACTACAAGTCGCAGTTATTATTGGGATTATCGTTATTCCAAGTATTTATTTTTCTCAAAATCATTACAAAGTTGTCTCAGTTGAACCCAATCAATTTAACTTCTCTCCCAATTTAGGCAAGTTAGGGGATGTTTCGTCTAAAGATCAATACACTATTCAAAAAAGTGATTCGGCAGATGTTATTCCAGAATTCTTAAAAGAAGTTAAAGAAGGAAAGATTAAAGGTGTTAATGTCAGAGTTGCTAAAGATAAAAAAGGTAAATTTTATGCAAGCTTTGAAAAAGACAAAACTTTTTATTATATAGAGGGAAAAGATATTACGGAAAAAGAATTCATTGATTATTTAAAAAAATTATTTTAA
- a CDS encoding RNA polymerase sigma factor: MDHLDIDNILETYSDMVYRIAYTQMKSQTDAEDVYQEVFLRLVKNYKKIKSEAHLKHWLIRVTINCCYSQLGSSWNKHKARYEDNQSVLEPSIKRDEELDDLLEACHGLNEKDRMIIHLHYFEGYALQEIADFLEMSLDATKKRLSRARQTLKKEIGGDY, translated from the coding sequence ATGGATCATTTAGATATAGATAACATATTAGAAACCTATTCTGATATGGTTTATCGAATTGCGTACACGCAAATGAAATCGCAAACAGATGCGGAAGATGTTTATCAAGAGGTCTTTTTAAGACTAGTTAAAAACTATAAAAAAATAAAAAGTGAGGCTCATTTAAAGCATTGGTTAATTCGTGTCACTATTAATTGTTGCTATTCTCAACTAGGTTCGAGCTGGAACAAACATAAAGCGAGATATGAAGACAATCAAAGTGTGCTTGAACCAAGTATCAAAAGAGATGAGGAGCTAGATGATTTACTAGAAGCCTGTCATGGATTAAATGAGAAGGATCGAATGATTATTCACTTGCATTATTTTGAAGGCTACGCCTTACAGGAAATTGCTGACTTTTTGGAAATGAGTTTGGATGCCACGAAAAAAAGATTATCACGAGCGAGGCAGACATTGAAAAAAGAGATAGGAGGCGACTATTAA
- the fabI gene encoding enoyl-ACP reductase FabI encodes MNTLLKGKKIVLMGVVNKSSIAWGCALALKKCGAEVIFTYQNDRVKKQLDRLIDENDATVECDVAEDTNIQVAFEEIEKRFGNIDGVIHSIAFAPKEALEGELTDASRDSFKIAHEISSFSFVAVAREARKILNPGSSITTLTYIGSSRAVSNYNIMGLAKASLEASVRYLALDLAEQDIRVNAVSSGAIKTLASSGIKGFRELLDDAATRTPAGKQVTIEEVGNTVAFLMSDLSTGITGDLIYVDKGTHIS; translated from the coding sequence ATGAATACATTATTAAAAGGTAAAAAAATCGTCTTAATGGGAGTAGTTAATAAATCAAGTATCGCTTGGGGTTGTGCCTTAGCGCTTAAAAAATGTGGGGCAGAAGTCATCTTTACTTATCAAAATGACCGTGTAAAAAAACAATTGGACCGCTTAATAGATGAGAACGACGCCACTGTAGAATGTGATGTAGCAGAAGATACAAATATCCAAGTTGCTTTTGAGGAAATCGAAAAAAGATTCGGTAACATTGATGGAGTGATTCACTCAATCGCTTTTGCGCCTAAAGAAGCATTAGAAGGCGAACTTACTGATGCTTCAAGAGATAGTTTTAAAATCGCTCACGAAATCAGTTCATTCTCTTTTGTGGCTGTTGCCCGTGAAGCCCGTAAAATATTAAATCCTGGAAGTAGTATCACAACCTTAACTTATATTGGTTCAAGTCGTGCTGTTAGCAATTATAATATTATGGGATTAGCCAAAGCCTCATTAGAAGCTTCTGTTCGTTATTTAGCATTAGACTTAGCCGAGCAAGATATTCGTGTGAACGCTGTTTCTTCAGGTGCCATTAAAACTCTTGCTTCATCTGGTATTAAAGGTTTCCGTGAGCTTTTAGATGACGCTGCAACTAGAACACCTGCTGGTAAACAAGTCACAATTGAAGAAGTTGGTAACACGGTTGCCTTCTTAATGAGTGATTTATCAACTGGTATCACAGGGGACTTGATTTATGTCGATAAAGGAACACATATATCATAA
- a CDS encoding DUF2187 domain-containing protein, whose amino-acid sequence MAYNKNTYSLEIEVKENNYNIQYENGARITFGYPDDSRVFSGTILKKYTHSCLIDITSNQHLSYQEKQMYKDRIVISYKNIL is encoded by the coding sequence ATGGCTTATAATAAAAATACCTACTCACTTGAAATTGAAGTAAAAGAAAATAACTATAATATTCAGTATGAAAATGGCGCTCGAATTACTTTTGGTTATCCTGACGACTCACGTGTTTTTTCAGGAACAATCTTAAAGAAATACACGCATAGTTGTCTAATTGATATTACATCCAACCAACACCTAAGCTATCAAGAGAAACAAATGTACAAAGATCGTATAGTTATTTCCTACAAAAATATTCTTTAA